From a region of the Arachis ipaensis cultivar K30076 chromosome B09, Araip1.1, whole genome shotgun sequence genome:
- the LOC107618383 gene encoding mitochondrial inner membrane protease ATP23 homolog isoform X4 has protein sequence MAQDSSSPGGSLGVKAVDKVQAMIQKSLQLPKVKFLRQRMAEAGCTVKDNFFRAVVCQGRKGMAYFAPGHGIFVCSNHVTFQDEVNQLIIHELIHAYDDCRAVNLRWNNCAHQACSEIRAGHLSGDCHFMRELLRGHFKLRGHEPLPRIQWKMYGIFVTMTHSHLIKLHKKLHGLVVLPF, from the exons atggCACAGGATTCTTCTTCCCCTGGTGGTTCTTTGGGAGTCAAAGCAGTCGACAAAGTTCAAGCTATGATTCAAAAGAGTCTCCAAC TTCCAAAGGTGAAGTTCTTGAGGCAACGCATGGCAGAAGCTGGCTGTACTGTGAAGGACAATTTCTTCAGAGCTGTTGTTTGCCAAGGGAGGAAAGGCATGGCTTATTTTGCTCCTGGTCACGGG ATATTTGTGTGCAGCAACCATGTGACATTTCAAGATGAGGTCAACCAGTTGATAATTCATGAGCTAATTCATGCATATGATGACTGTCGTGCTGTCAATTTACGTTGGAATAATTGTGCTCACCAAGCTTGTAGTGAG ATACGAGCTGGTCATTTAAGCGGTGATTGTCATTTCATGCGGGAACTACTTCGTGGTCATTTCAAATTGCGAGGGCATGAACCG CTGCCAAGGATTCAATGGAAGATGTATGGGATATTTGTTACAATGACACACAGCCATTTGATAAAGCTCCATAAGAAATTGCATGGATTGGTAGTGTTACCATTTTAG
- the LOC107618383 gene encoding mitochondrial inner membrane protease ATP23 homolog isoform X3 — protein sequence MAQDSSSPGGSLGVKAVDKVQAMIQKSLQLPKVKFLRQRMAEAGCTVKDNFFRAVVCQGRKGMAYFAPGHGIFVCSNHVTFQDEVNQLIIHELIHAYDDCRAVNLRWNNCAHQACSEIRAGHLSGDCHFMRELLRGHFKLRGHEPECIRRRVLLSLFSNPNCVGSAAKDSMEDVWDICYNDTQPFDKAP from the exons atggCACAGGATTCTTCTTCCCCTGGTGGTTCTTTGGGAGTCAAAGCAGTCGACAAAGTTCAAGCTATGATTCAAAAGAGTCTCCAAC TTCCAAAGGTGAAGTTCTTGAGGCAACGCATGGCAGAAGCTGGCTGTACTGTGAAGGACAATTTCTTCAGAGCTGTTGTTTGCCAAGGGAGGAAAGGCATGGCTTATTTTGCTCCTGGTCACGGG ATATTTGTGTGCAGCAACCATGTGACATTTCAAGATGAGGTCAACCAGTTGATAATTCATGAGCTAATTCATGCATATGATGACTGTCGTGCTGTCAATTTACGTTGGAATAATTGTGCTCACCAAGCTTGTAGTGAG ATACGAGCTGGTCATTTAAGCGGTGATTGTCATTTCATGCGGGAACTACTTCGTGGTCATTTCAAATTGCGAGGGCATGAACCG GAGTGTATTAGAAGAAGAGTCTTGTTATCTTTGTTTTCAAACCCCAATTGTGTTGGTTCAGCTGCCAAGGATTCAATGGAAGATGTATGGGATATTTGTTACAATGACACACAGCCATTTGATAAAGCTCCATAA
- the LOC107615231 gene encoding uncharacterized protein LOC107615231, with the protein MASEESFAVLVHHRGTIKKKSRSSVKFTDKDPLCIIVTPTTRYEDLVSSVLQKLGLEGVKRFPEVRTPELLAKLVDAVSNSGGSNRNTTTLATVAGSSSRPAVASFSVPAYEPPIQPVASPSFAVDLIGSVGDEVGEGGYLPTSLQCAAPAGVGDGFLDDPEDDDVEPDMIADDSGDDVGASEPAGVVGGSSSSTQQYPPHFSSLDLDAMRQEGVAGQPAGFGARDAEGYAGLTEFQVGQQFPDKEQALLSVKTYSIRRGVQYKVVESDYRRARAFGRSKVTTDRILVSPPPFPATTKVWITM; encoded by the exons atggctagtgaggagagtttcgcagtgttggttcaccacagaggaacCATTAAGAAGAAATCTCGTTCTagtgtgaagttcactgataaggatcctctctgcaTTATCGTAACGCCTACGACAAGGTATGAGGACCTTGTTAGCTCTGTACTGCAGAAACTCGGGCTGGAAGGTGTGaaacgg TTTCCAGAGGTTAGGACACCAGaactgttggcaaagttggttgacgCGGTGTCCAACtcggggggttcgaaccggaataccaccacttTAGCCACGGTAGCCGGTTCTAGCTCCAGGCCTGCCGTTGCATCTTTCTCCGTCCCTGCGTACGAGCCACCCATCCAACCTGTCGCCTCCCCTTCGTTCGCTGTTGACCTCATCGGCAGTGTAGGCGACGAGGTCGGTGAAGGTGGGTATCTGCCGACATCTTTACAGTGTGCTGCACCGGCTGGGGTTGGAGATGGATTCTTGGATGATCCAGAGGACGATgacgtcgagccggatatgattgctGATGACAGTGGGGATGATGTTGGAGCAAGTGAGCCTGCTGGGGTGGTCGGTGGTTCTAGCTCCAGCACGCAGCAGTACCCTCCGcatttttcctctttggacttggatgccatgaggcaggagggggttGCTGGGCAGCCGGCtggatttggcgctagagatgCTGAAGGGTATGCAGGTCTGACagagtttcaggttggtcagcaatttccgGATAAAGAACAGGCCCTGTTAAGTGTCAAGACTTACAGCATacggcgaggggtacagtacaaggtggtGGAGTCCgactatcgccg cgcaagggcatttgggaggtcaaaaGTTACAACGGACCGCATACTTGTCTCACCACCTCCATTTCCAGCGACCACAAAAGTTTGGATTACCATGTGA
- the LOC107618383 gene encoding mitochondrial inner membrane protease ATP23 homolog isoform X2: protein MAEAGCTVKDNFFRAVVCQGRKGMAYFAPGHGIFVCSNHVTFQDEVNQLIIHELIHAYDDCRAVNLRWNNCAHQACSEIRAGHLSGDCHFMRELLRGHFKLRGHEPTGSKNARHRELISKRDNLNSNGYIAPSRPNYVYCWFSFDLDEPKECIRRRVLLSLFSNPNCVGSAAKDSMEDVWDICYNDTQPFDKAP, encoded by the exons ATGGCAGAAGCTGGCTGTACTGTGAAGGACAATTTCTTCAGAGCTGTTGTTTGCCAAGGGAGGAAAGGCATGGCTTATTTTGCTCCTGGTCACGGG ATATTTGTGTGCAGCAACCATGTGACATTTCAAGATGAGGTCAACCAGTTGATAATTCATGAGCTAATTCATGCATATGATGACTGTCGTGCTGTCAATTTACGTTGGAATAATTGTGCTCACCAAGCTTGTAGTGAG ATACGAGCTGGTCATTTAAGCGGTGATTGTCATTTCATGCGGGAACTACTTCGTGGTCATTTCAAATTGCGAGGGCATGAACCG ACGGGGTCGAAAAATGCAAGGCATAGGGAGTTAATTAGCAAGAGGGATAATTTGAATTCGAATGGATATATTGCTCCTAGCAGACCTAACTACGTGTATTGCTGGTTTTCCTTTGACTTAGATGAACCAAAG GAGTGTATTAGAAGAAGAGTCTTGTTATCTTTGTTTTCAAACCCCAATTGTGTTGGTTCAGCTGCCAAGGATTCAATGGAAGATGTATGGGATATTTGTTACAATGACACACAGCCATTTGATAAAGCTCCATAA
- the LOC107618383 gene encoding mitochondrial inner membrane protease ATP23 homolog isoform X1: protein MAQDSSSPGGSLGVKAVDKVQAMIQKSLQLPKVKFLRQRMAEAGCTVKDNFFRAVVCQGRKGMAYFAPGHGIFVCSNHVTFQDEVNQLIIHELIHAYDDCRAVNLRWNNCAHQACSEIRAGHLSGDCHFMRELLRGHFKLRGHEPTGSKNARHRELISKRDNLNSNGYIAPSRPNYVYCWFSFDLDEPKECIRRRVLLSLFSNPNCVGSAAKDSMEDVWDICYNDTQPFDKAP, encoded by the exons atggCACAGGATTCTTCTTCCCCTGGTGGTTCTTTGGGAGTCAAAGCAGTCGACAAAGTTCAAGCTATGATTCAAAAGAGTCTCCAAC TTCCAAAGGTGAAGTTCTTGAGGCAACGCATGGCAGAAGCTGGCTGTACTGTGAAGGACAATTTCTTCAGAGCTGTTGTTTGCCAAGGGAGGAAAGGCATGGCTTATTTTGCTCCTGGTCACGGG ATATTTGTGTGCAGCAACCATGTGACATTTCAAGATGAGGTCAACCAGTTGATAATTCATGAGCTAATTCATGCATATGATGACTGTCGTGCTGTCAATTTACGTTGGAATAATTGTGCTCACCAAGCTTGTAGTGAG ATACGAGCTGGTCATTTAAGCGGTGATTGTCATTTCATGCGGGAACTACTTCGTGGTCATTTCAAATTGCGAGGGCATGAACCG ACGGGGTCGAAAAATGCAAGGCATAGGGAGTTAATTAGCAAGAGGGATAATTTGAATTCGAATGGATATATTGCTCCTAGCAGACCTAACTACGTGTATTGCTGGTTTTCCTTTGACTTAGATGAACCAAAG GAGTGTATTAGAAGAAGAGTCTTGTTATCTTTGTTTTCAAACCCCAATTGTGTTGGTTCAGCTGCCAAGGATTCAATGGAAGATGTATGGGATATTTGTTACAATGACACACAGCCATTTGATAAAGCTCCATAA
- the LOC107615232 gene encoding uncharacterized protein LOC107615232, whose product MPGTVAVLRTSPVRVGGQDGNSNILPVVFALVEGENAESWSFFLSHLREHVTLQPSLLVISDRHNGIKAALEAPDGGWLPPSAYRAFCIRHVAANFALTFKGKDARRLLVNAAYAKTEVEFQYWFDILRSEDPAMCDWANRIEYSLWTQHCDEGRRFGHMTTNISECVNSILKGVRNLPVCSLVKATYGRLAELFVRKGREAEVQMGTGQQFSQHLVKCIEANLKTARCFTVTVYDRDNSEFTVAETTLTGSFSLGTYRVSLASRTCDCGYFQALHFPCPHALACCAYSRLTWEPYVHQVYRLSSVFSVYQMGFTPPIPEGFWPPYDGPTVIPDPNKRRAREGRPRSTRIRTNMDEADPNRPKRCGICRQPGHTRRSCPQLGGAEHTRGHD is encoded by the exons atgcctggtactgttgcTGTGCTGAGGACGAGCCCTGTTCGTGTCGGTGGACAG gacgggaactccaacatactccCCGTCGTGTTCGCGTTAGTcgagggtgagaatgctgagtcgtggtctttctttctctcccacctgcgTGAGCATGTGACACTGCAGCCGAGTCTGCTGGTTATctcggacaggcataacggcatcaaaGCCGCCCTTGAGGCTCCTGACGGAGGCTGGTTACCTCCATCTGCATACCgggcattctgcattcgacatgtTGCGGCAAATTTTGCCCtcaccttcaagggcaaagacgcaAGGAGGCTACTCGTGAATGCGGCGTACGCTAAGACCGAGGTTGAGTTTCagtactggtttgatattcttaGGTCCgaagacccggcgatgtgtgaCTGGGCTAACCGGATTGAGTATTCCTTGTGGACCCAACATTGTGATGAGGGGCGTAGATTCGGACACATGACGACGAATATATCCGAGTGTGTGAACTCGATCCTCAAGGGCGTCAGAAACCTTCCTGTGTGCTCCCTAGTGAAGGCAACATACGGAAGGTTGGCCGAGTTATTTGTTCGCAAAGGGAGGGAGGCTGAGGTGCAGATGGGAACCGGACAACAATTTAGTCAGCACTTGGTGAAGTGTAtagaggccaacttgaagacggctAGGTGCTTCACGGTTACCGTGTACGACAgggataactccgagttcaccgtCGCAGAGACAACTCTGACTGGTTCTTTCTCACTGGGTACCTACAGAGTCTCGCTTGCATCTCGCACATGTGACTGCGGATACTTCCAGGCACTTCATTTCCCGTGTCCCCACGCACTGGCATGCTGTGCCTACTCACGGCTTACATGGGAGCCTTATGTCCACCAGGTGTATCGTCTTAGTTCGGTCTTCAGTGTCTATCAGATGGGTTTTACACCTCCCATTCCggagggtttctggccaccaTATGACGGGCCGACTGTCATCCCTGACCCCAATAAGAGGCGTGCGAGAGAGGGTCGTCCCAGGTCCACTCGGATACGGACCAATATGGACGAGGCTGATCCGAACCGGCCAAAGAGATGTGGGATTTGTCGGCAGCCCGGCCATACACGTCGGAGTTGCCCACAACTCGGAGGCGCAGAGCACACACGGGGACATGATTAG